A section of the Gloeobacter violaceus PCC 7421 genome encodes:
- a CDS encoding SDR family oxidoreductase — protein MDKKLAVVTGGNRGIGFEVSRQLANFGHRVILTSRDPEQGKTAAEKLQSEGLDVLFHPLDVTDPASAEALAGFVRERFGRLDILVNNAGILQDGGADAARLLDADLDMLRTTFETNTLGPVLVAHALVPLMQGRGRVVNVSSGAGQLADMGSGYPAYRVSKTALNAVTRILANELADTKILVNALCPGWVKTDMGGPGAARTPEQGADTVVWLATLPDNGPTGGFFRDRKPIPW, from the coding sequence ATGGACAAGAAACTGGCGGTCGTGACCGGGGGCAATCGCGGTATCGGCTTCGAGGTGAGCCGTCAACTCGCCAACTTCGGCCACCGGGTGATCCTCACCAGCCGCGACCCGGAACAGGGAAAAACCGCCGCTGAAAAGTTGCAATCGGAAGGTCTGGATGTACTTTTTCACCCGCTCGACGTTACCGACCCGGCGAGTGCCGAAGCGCTGGCCGGTTTCGTGCGCGAGCGCTTTGGCCGCCTCGACATTCTGGTCAACAACGCCGGCATTCTCCAGGACGGCGGCGCCGATGCCGCCCGGCTGCTCGATGCTGACCTGGACATGCTGCGCACCACCTTCGAGACGAACACCCTCGGCCCGGTTCTGGTTGCCCACGCCCTGGTGCCTTTGATGCAGGGCCGTGGCCGGGTGGTGAACGTCTCTTCCGGCGCCGGGCAACTTGCCGACATGGGCAGCGGCTATCCTGCCTACCGCGTCTCGAAGACGGCCCTCAATGCCGTGACGCGCATTCTGGCCAACGAACTGGCGGATACGAAAATACTGGTCAACGCCCTCTGCCCGGGTTGGGTGAAGACCGACATGGGTGGCCCCGGCGCTGCGCGCACCCCCGAGCAGGGAGCCGACACAGTTGTCTGGCTTGCGACACTGCCCGACAACGGTCCTACCGGCGGCTTCTTCCGCGACCGCAAGCCAATTCCGTGGTAG
- a CDS encoding energy-coupling factor ABC transporter permease yields MHIPDGFLSLPVCLAMGLVSLVILGIALRQVERQFADRLVPLMGVSAAFIFAAQMINFPVLGGTSGHLLGGTLAGVLLGPWAGTLAVMVVFGVQALLFQDGGIVALGANLFNMGFVGTFLGYYLYRGLRTLLGGTSWLATATGTAVASWVSVVTASALVAVQLALSGTVNLAVVLPTMVGVHALIGIGEAILTVGVVSFLWRTRPDLIFEPPAPPLLEAVQPVKESIRGR; encoded by the coding sequence ATGCACATTCCGGATGGGTTTTTGAGCCTGCCCGTCTGCCTGGCCATGGGTCTGGTGTCTCTGGTGATCTTGGGCATCGCCCTGCGCCAGGTCGAGCGCCAGTTCGCCGACCGGCTGGTGCCTTTGATGGGCGTGAGCGCCGCCTTTATCTTCGCGGCCCAGATGATCAATTTTCCGGTGCTCGGGGGCACCAGCGGTCACCTGTTGGGCGGCACGCTGGCCGGGGTGCTGCTCGGTCCCTGGGCCGGTACGCTCGCGGTGATGGTCGTCTTCGGAGTGCAGGCGCTGCTGTTTCAAGATGGCGGCATCGTCGCCTTGGGCGCCAATCTATTCAACATGGGCTTCGTGGGAACGTTTTTGGGCTACTACCTTTACCGGGGTCTGCGCACGCTGCTTGGAGGAACAAGCTGGCTGGCCACAGCCACCGGCACGGCCGTGGCCAGTTGGGTGAGCGTGGTGACGGCCTCGGCCCTGGTGGCTGTGCAGCTGGCCCTCTCCGGCACCGTGAACCTAGCTGTTGTGCTGCCCACGATGGTCGGGGTGCACGCGCTGATCGGCATCGGCGAAGCCATCCTCACCGTCGGCGTCGTGAGCTTCCTGTGGCGCACGCGGCCCGATTTAATCTTCGAGCCCCCCGCGCCCCCACTCCTCGAAGCGGTTCAACCCGTCAAGGAATCGATCCGTGGGCGCTAG
- a CDS encoding DJ-1/PfpI family protein, protein MSDLQKYIVGLVMYPGMTALDIVGPQTVLGALPNMRLHRIWKTLDPISTDDGMVIVPDTTFENCPPLDVVCVGGGLGQRAVVDDPQVLEFLRRQGSGAKFVTSVCGGSEFLAKAGLLQGYRSATHWTARKQLAELGVEVAAERVVIDRNRMSGGGVTAGIDFGLVLAAALCGEQTAKIVQLLLEYDPAPPFDAGSPEKAGLDLVNQALLYAEGTLNLKVN, encoded by the coding sequence ATGAGCGACTTGCAAAAATACATCGTTGGTCTGGTGATGTATCCCGGTATGACAGCCCTTGACATTGTCGGACCCCAGACCGTTTTGGGTGCGCTTCCGAATATGCGACTCCACCGAATCTGGAAAACGCTGGACCCGATCAGCACCGACGATGGGATGGTGATTGTGCCGGACACCACCTTTGAAAATTGCCCGCCCCTGGATGTAGTTTGTGTCGGCGGCGGTCTTGGACAGAGGGCGGTAGTAGACGATCCGCAGGTGCTGGAATTTCTGCGCAGGCAAGGCAGTGGAGCAAAATTTGTCACCTCGGTGTGCGGCGGGTCGGAATTTCTGGCGAAGGCGGGACTGCTGCAGGGCTACCGATCAGCCACCCACTGGACAGCGCGTAAACAGCTGGCAGAACTGGGCGTTGAAGTCGCAGCGGAGCGGGTTGTCATCGACCGCAACCGCATGAGTGGCGGGGGAGTGACTGCAGGTATCGATTTTGGTTTGGTGCTTGCGGCAGCGCTCTGCGGCGAGCAAACGGCCAAGATTGTTCAATTGTTGTTGGAGTACGATCCGGCTCCTCCATTCGATGCCGGTTCGCCGGAAAAAGCGGGACTGGATTTGGTGAATCAGGCGTTATTGTACGCCGAAGGCACACTGAATTTAAAAGTGAATTAA